The following are encoded together in the Bacillus sp. V2I10 genome:
- a CDS encoding ABC transporter ATP-binding protein, whose translation MNAVMELEKIQNIDSSAADQAVLLEIRDLSISSLFSERKLVNKVNLTLKRGEMLGLAGESGSGKSLTALAVLGLLPSELYVSEGSITLYGKKLKGLSEKELRVLRGREIAYIFQHYQGSFTPFIKIGKQLAEALRSHFELTKKEAKEKALMWLNRVQLPAERIFGSYPHQLSGGQLQRASLASALMLEPALIIADEPTTALDVLTSESILDLLVQLQQELNCGILLISHDLGHLLKRTDSMAVMYGGQIAEKGFTKSIKNNPKHPYTKLLLNARPVLSREEPKGLAAIQGDPGLVASNGCSFSLRCPMAFEKCSAVPAFEEAENSHAAACHAAAGKGMNSNVRS comes from the coding sequence ATGAATGCAGTCATGGAACTTGAAAAAATCCAAAATATAGACTCATCGGCAGCTGATCAGGCTGTTCTTCTTGAAATAAGGGACCTCTCCATTTCATCGCTTTTTAGTGAAAGAAAACTTGTGAACAAGGTGAATCTGACTTTAAAGCGGGGAGAAATGCTTGGACTTGCGGGGGAAAGCGGAAGCGGAAAAAGCTTAACTGCTCTAGCTGTTTTAGGATTGCTTCCTTCTGAGCTTTATGTTTCGGAAGGTTCAATCACACTATACGGCAAAAAACTTAAAGGCCTTTCCGAAAAGGAATTGAGAGTACTGCGCGGAAGGGAAATTGCTTATATCTTTCAGCATTATCAAGGCAGCTTTACTCCTTTTATAAAAATAGGCAAGCAGCTTGCTGAAGCACTTAGAAGCCATTTTGAGTTAACTAAAAAAGAAGCTAAAGAAAAAGCCCTTATGTGGCTTAATCGTGTACAGCTCCCTGCAGAAAGGATCTTTGGCAGCTACCCTCACCAGCTTAGCGGGGGCCAGCTTCAAAGGGCTTCCCTTGCATCTGCGCTCATGCTTGAACCTGCCTTGATTATTGCTGATGAGCCGACAACAGCACTGGATGTTCTGACAAGCGAATCTATTCTGGATTTGCTCGTACAGCTTCAACAAGAGCTAAACTGCGGGATATTGCTGATTTCTCATGATTTAGGGCACTTGTTAAAAAGAACAGATTCTATGGCCGTTATGTACGGGGGACAAATTGCAGAAAAGGGATTCACAAAAAGCATCAAAAACAATCCTAAACACCCATATACAAAGCTTCTGCTGAATGCAAGACCTGTATTAAGCAGAGAGGAGCCGAAGGGATTAGCTGCAATCCAGGGTGATCCTGGACTGGTTGCCTCAAACGGATGTTCGTTTTCACTTAGGTGCCCGATGGCCTTTGAAAAGTGCAGTGCCGTTCCAGCATTTGAGGAAGCAGAGAACTCACATGCAGCAGCGTGTCATGCAGCAGCAGGAAAAGGAATGAATTCAAATGTTAGAAGTTAA
- a CDS encoding ATP-binding cassette domain-containing protein, with protein sequence MLEVKNVSKSYQSTIVLKDISFHMARGECLGLIGGSGSGKSTLAKLILGIAQCDEGEVIINGTDFSVFKKR encoded by the coding sequence ATGTTAGAAGTTAAAAACGTATCGAAATCCTATCAGTCAACGATTGTTTTAAAGGATATTTCCTTTCATATGGCGCGAGGAGAGTGTCTTGGACTCATTGGCGGAAGCGGAAGCGGGAAGAGTACGCTAGCAAAGCTGATTTTGGGAATTGCACAGTGTGATGAAGGAGAAGTTATTATAAATGGTACTGATTTTTCAGTGTTTAAAAAGAGGTGA
- a CDS encoding ABC transporter ATP-binding protein yields the protein MVLIFQCLKRGELRRARRHVQVVFQDPSASLNPKLPIWKTIIEPLENFPDSVPPFLIEVRADKKKMAEILLSKVGLQKDLLNRYPHQLSGGQRQRVAIARGISLQPSLLICDEPTSSLDVSIQAQILNLLKSLKAEFNMSYLFISHDMAAARYMCDRFAVLKEGSLVDLFSADELFGENRHPYTRKLIAAAMES from the coding sequence ATGGTACTGATTTTTCAGTGTTTAAAAAGAGGTGAGCTGAGAAGGGCAAGACGTCATGTGCAGGTTGTATTCCAGGATCCTTCTGCTTCTTTGAATCCGAAGCTTCCTATTTGGAAGACAATCATCGAACCACTCGAAAATTTCCCGGATTCAGTCCCTCCTTTTTTGATAGAGGTTCGAGCGGACAAAAAGAAGATGGCTGAAATCCTTTTGAGTAAAGTAGGCCTGCAGAAGGACTTACTGAACAGATATCCTCACCAGCTTAGCGGCGGTCAAAGGCAAAGAGTCGCAATCGCCAGAGGAATCAGCCTCCAGCCAAGCTTGCTGATCTGTGATGAGCCGACATCCAGCCTGGATGTGTCGATTCAAGCCCAGATTTTGAATCTCCTCAAATCTCTAAAAGCTGAATTTAATATGTCTTATTTGTTTATTTCTCACGATATGGCAGCGGCTCGATATATGTGTGATCGATTTGCTGTCCTTAAAGAAGGTTCACTTGTTGATCTTTTTTCAGCAGATGAACTTTTTGGAGAGAATCGTCACCCCTATACAAGGAAACTTATTGCAGCTGCAATGGAAAGCTGA
- the purU gene encoding formyltetrahydrofolate deformylase gives MIGRLLISCEDRPGIVAAVSRFLADEGANIIHSDQHSTDPVGGLFFMRIEFQLLGIEDKIEEIRTRFEKTAEPFHIKWRMSCASDKKKIAIFVSKEDHCLQDLLQRFRLGELSAEISMVVSNHDDMRDIVKPYGIPYHHVPATKDTREEAAKRHLSLLEEANVDTVVLARYMQIIPPVMIEQYKNQIINIHHSFLPAFVGGKPYNQAYDRGVKIIGATAHYVTEELDQGPIIEQDVERVSHRYQIKDLKRIGRDVEKLVLSRAVGWHLDDKVLVYENKTVVFP, from the coding sequence ATGATAGGAAGATTATTGATTTCATGTGAGGACCGGCCTGGAATTGTGGCTGCGGTCTCACGTTTTTTAGCAGATGAGGGAGCCAATATTATTCATTCGGATCAGCATTCAACAGATCCTGTAGGCGGTCTGTTTTTTATGAGAATCGAATTTCAGCTGCTTGGGATTGAAGATAAGATTGAGGAGATCAGAACCCGATTTGAAAAAACAGCAGAACCGTTTCATATAAAATGGCGCATGTCCTGTGCCAGCGATAAAAAGAAAATTGCCATTTTTGTTTCTAAAGAAGATCATTGTCTGCAGGATCTTCTTCAGCGTTTCCGGCTTGGAGAGCTGTCTGCGGAAATCTCAATGGTAGTCAGCAACCATGATGATATGAGAGACATTGTGAAGCCATACGGCATTCCGTATCATCATGTACCTGCAACAAAGGATACAAGGGAGGAAGCGGCTAAACGCCATCTTTCATTACTGGAAGAAGCCAATGTGGATACAGTTGTGCTTGCGCGTTACATGCAAATCATACCGCCTGTTATGATTGAGCAGTATAAAAATCAAATCATCAATATTCATCATTCGTTTCTCCCGGCATTCGTCGGCGGGAAACCGTATAATCAGGCATATGACCGCGGTGTGAAAATCATCGGTGCTACTGCGCACTATGTAACAGAAGAACTTGATCAGGGTCCGATTATCGAACAGGATGTCGAGCGTGTCAGTCACCGTTATCAGATTAAGGATTTAAAGAGAATTGGAAGAGATGTCGAGAAGCTTGTTCTTTCAAGAGCGGTAGGCTGGCATTTAGATGATAAAGTGCTTGTTTATGAAAACAAGACTGTGGTGTTTCCATAA
- a CDS encoding FbpB family small basic protein, with product MRIKKKSFKELVEENKQTILNDKILLDKVYEKIDLKQSVKK from the coding sequence ATGAGAATTAAAAAGAAATCATTTAAGGAACTGGTTGAAGAAAATAAACAAACCATTTTAAATGATAAAATCCTGCTTGATAAAGTATACGAAAAAATCGATTTAAAGCAGAGTGTAAAGAAATAG
- a CDS encoding Fur-regulated basic protein FbpA has translation MKTTIHGAAESRKNELIEQLLDMGIYRTAEGQLYELCEIKLEKEFSDRMQRKGNNG, from the coding sequence ATGAAAACAACGATTCATGGAGCTGCTGAATCACGGAAAAATGAATTAATTGAACAGCTGCTTGATATGGGGATATATAGAACGGCAGAAGGCCAGCTTTATGAGCTCTGCGAAATTAAGCTTGAAAAGGAATTCAGCGACAGAATGCAGCGAAAGGGGAATAACGGATGA
- the rpsN gene encoding 30S ribosomal protein S14 — translation MARKAKVVKELKRQEMVEKYRELRTQLKKEGDLEALRKLPRDSSPARLKNRCEISGRPRGYIRKFKLSRIAFREYAHKGQLPGVKKASW, via the coding sequence TTGGCTAGGAAAGCAAAGGTAGTGAAAGAACTGAAACGTCAGGAAATGGTTGAAAAATATAGAGAACTAAGAACGCAGCTGAAAAAGGAGGGGGATTTGGAGGCTTTAAGGAAGCTGCCGCGTGATTCCTCTCCCGCACGCTTGAAGAATCGCTGTGAAATCTCAGGAAGGCCGAGGGGATATATACGCAAGTTTAAGCTTTCAAGAATTGCTTTTAGAGAATATGCCCACAAAGGACAGCTCCCGGGAGTGAAAAAAGCTAGCTGGTAG
- the folE2 gene encoding GTP cyclohydrolase FolE2: MIREITLPPKKERHRLFGSVEPGLKTKPTEKDKMPDLQNSKKDFLFHINAVGISNVKYPVRILSSLSPLEQTTVATFKMTSSISYEAKGTNMSRFTEQLEKYRLNGGFTLSLTELYDFTKELAGRLKQKDAEIEVTFPWFYERKGPSSELAGLNHATAGLKIKYEEGKGFTASAKLTCAVTTLCPCSKEISEYSAHNQRGFITMDVEFTEDFREEQDWKEALLAAAETNASAMIHPVLKRPDEKMVTETAYENPRFVEDMVRLVAADLYELDFVAAFHVECRNEESIHLHDAVAELSYRK, translated from the coding sequence ATGATTAGAGAGATTACATTACCGCCGAAAAAAGAGAGACATAGACTCTTTGGCTCAGTAGAACCAGGTTTAAAAACGAAACCAACCGAAAAAGACAAAATGCCTGATCTGCAAAATTCAAAAAAAGATTTTCTTTTTCATATAAATGCAGTTGGAATCAGCAATGTGAAATATCCTGTTCGTATCCTATCTTCATTAAGCCCATTGGAGCAAACGACTGTTGCTACCTTTAAAATGACATCATCCATTTCTTACGAAGCTAAGGGCACAAACATGAGCCGTTTTACTGAGCAGCTTGAGAAGTACCGTTTAAATGGGGGATTCACTCTTTCCCTAACAGAGCTTTATGATTTTACTAAAGAGCTTGCCGGACGCCTTAAACAAAAGGATGCCGAAATTGAAGTTACCTTTCCATGGTTTTATGAGCGAAAGGGGCCAAGCTCTGAGCTTGCCGGCTTGAACCATGCAACTGCAGGCTTAAAAATTAAGTATGAAGAAGGAAAAGGGTTCACAGCCAGCGCAAAGCTTACTTGCGCAGTAACAACTCTTTGTCCATGCTCAAAAGAAATCAGTGAATACAGTGCCCATAATCAGCGCGGGTTTATCACGATGGATGTAGAATTCACGGAAGACTTTCGCGAGGAGCAGGACTGGAAAGAAGCGCTGCTTGCAGCTGCAGAAACAAATGCAAGTGCCATGATCCATCCCGTCCTAAAGCGCCCTGATGAAAAAATGGTAACAGAAACAGCCTATGAAAATCCGCGTTTCGTAGAAGATATGGTGCGATTAGTAGCAGCAGACCTTTATGAGCTTGATTTTGTGGCTGCCTTTCATGTCGAATGCCGAAATGAAGAATCCATTCATCTTCATGATGCAGTTGCAGAGCTTTCTTATCGAAAATAA
- a CDS encoding FAD/NAD(P)-binding protein has protein sequence MYDWIIIGGGVQGVTIATFLLQSKKTTANKIRIIDPHSKPLENWERCTGAISMPYLRSPSVHHIERNPFGLEKFAKQKNDQAYYGRFKRPSIDLFKKHCDHLFQDLHLGECWIQGRVGKVYKSGESWKVINEESRCFHAKNVVIAIGIGEQPHWPEWALELKEKISAIYHVFDQDLHFEALKGPISVIGGGMTAAHLACKLASLFPGEVTMVKRHPFRVNLFDSDPGWLGPKRQRAFRNDRNYISRRRKIIEARHRGSITRDLHMKLHHLKKRGQLEWIDEEIESFKAADNGVILTAESGLEVFAESIILATGFIPAPPGKEWISPLIKREELKCAECGYPIVSEHLEWTEGLYVTGALAELQIGPIARNISGARQAAEQIISGI, from the coding sequence ATGTACGACTGGATTATTATCGGAGGCGGAGTTCAAGGAGTGACAATAGCAACTTTTCTCCTTCAAAGCAAGAAAACCACAGCAAATAAAATTCGAATCATAGATCCCCATTCAAAACCGCTGGAAAACTGGGAGCGCTGTACAGGAGCCATATCTATGCCATATTTGCGCTCACCGTCTGTCCATCATATCGAAAGAAACCCCTTTGGACTTGAGAAGTTTGCTAAACAGAAGAATGATCAAGCATACTACGGCCGCTTTAAAAGACCTTCCATTGATCTGTTTAAAAAGCATTGTGATCATTTATTTCAGGATTTACATTTAGGGGAATGCTGGATTCAGGGGCGAGTCGGAAAAGTCTATAAAAGCGGAGAATCCTGGAAAGTTATAAATGAAGAAAGCAGGTGTTTTCATGCAAAGAATGTGGTCATTGCAATCGGTATTGGCGAACAGCCCCATTGGCCTGAGTGGGCTTTGGAATTAAAAGAAAAAATATCCGCCATCTATCATGTTTTTGATCAGGACCTCCATTTTGAAGCATTGAAAGGTCCGATTTCCGTTATAGGCGGCGGGATGACAGCCGCACACCTTGCCTGCAAGCTTGCATCTCTGTTCCCGGGTGAAGTCACAATGGTGAAAAGACACCCCTTCAGAGTGAACCTGTTTGACAGTGACCCTGGGTGGCTCGGCCCTAAAAGGCAGCGCGCTTTCAGGAATGATAGAAACTACATAAGCAGGCGCAGAAAAATTATTGAAGCGAGACACCGCGGCTCAATTACAAGGGATCTTCATATGAAGCTTCATCACCTGAAAAAACGAGGACAGCTGGAGTGGATAGATGAAGAAATTGAATCATTTAAAGCAGCTGACAATGGAGTTATACTTACTGCTGAATCAGGTCTTGAGGTATTCGCTGAATCTATCATTCTGGCTACAGGCTTTATACCTGCTCCTCCAGGAAAAGAATGGATTTCTCCCTTAATAAAAAGAGAAGAGCTAAAATGTGCGGAATGCGGATATCCTATTGTCTCAGAACATCTGGAATGGACAGAAGGCTTATACGTGACAGGAGCTTTAGCAGAACTTCAAATTGGACCAATTGCGAGAAATATATCAGGAGCAAGACAGGCTGCTGAACAAATTATATCCGGCATATGA